In Ipomoea triloba cultivar NCNSP0323 chromosome 7, ASM357664v1, a single genomic region encodes these proteins:
- the LOC116024659 gene encoding erlin-2-B, with protein MDTQQQQRDAAQQGQQARRSPSQAAGAGGGSDFTPILFVFLSFIAIFVMVVTPSLSTSNFSTLHQVPEGHVGVYWRGGALLSTITNPGFHLKLPLITQFEPIQVTLQTDLVRDIPCGTKGGVMINFEKIEVVNRLRKEHVYDTLLNYGVNYDNTWIYDKIHHEINQFCSSHSLQQVYIDMFDQIDEKMKDALQADCTRYAPGIEIISVRVTKPTIPESIRRNFQHMEEERTKVLISVERQRVAEKEAETQKKIAISEAEKNAHVSKIQMEQKLMEKDSARKEEEIANAMYLAREKSLADAAYYRTMKEAEANRLKLTPQFLELKFIEAITNNSKMFFGNKVPNMVLDQRILGNYLQEFSEKEKSEA; from the exons ATGGATACACAGCAACAGCAGAGAGACGCCGCTCAGCAAGGTCAACAGGCACGTCGTTCACCGTCACAAGCCGCCGGCGCCGGTGGTGGATCAGACTTCACTCCCATACTCTTCGTGTTCTTGTCCTTTATTGCCATTTTCGTCATG GTGGTGACTCCTTCGCTGTCAACTAGCAATTTTTCTACCCTACATCAAGTACCTGAAGGTCATGTTGGGGTCTACTGGAGAGGAGGTGCCCTTTTAAGCACAATAACAAATCCAG GTTTTCATTTGAAACTGCCCCTTATTACTCAATTTGAACCCATTCAAGTCACTCTTCAGACTGATTTA GTGAGGGATATTCCATGTGGAACAAAAGGAGGTGTAATGATCAATTTTGAGAAAATTGAA GTTGTTAACCGCCTTCGAAAGGAACATGTGTATGACACCCTGCTCAACTATGGAGTAAATTATGACAACACATGGATATATGACAAAATCCATCATGAAATTAATCAGTTCTGCAGCAGCCACAGCCTTCAACAAGTTTATATTGATATGTTTGATCAG ATTGATGAGAAAATGAAAGATGCTCTTCAGGCCGACTGCACACGTTATGCTCCTGGTATTGAAATTATCAGCGTACGTGTCACAAAACCAACCATACCAGAAAGCATAAGAAGAAACTTCCAACACATGGAAGAGGAGCGCACTAAG GTCTTGATTTCTGTGGAGAGACAAAGAGTTGCTGAGAAAGAAGCAGAGACACAGAAGAAGATTGCTATCAGTGAAGCCGAAAAGAATGCTCATGTGAGTAAGATTCAGATGGAACAAAAGCTGATGGAGAAAGACAGTGCAAGGAAGGAAGAGGAAATTGCTAATGCGATGTATCTAGCACGTGAGAAAAGTTTGGCAGATGCTGCATACTATCG CACAATGAAAGAAGCAGAAGCTAACAGGTTGAAGCTCACACCACAGTTTCTGGAACTCAAATTTATTGAAGCAATTACAAACAACTCAAAAATGTTCTTCGGGAACAAG GTACCAAATATGGTTCTTGATCAAAGGATCCTTGGGAACTACCTCCAAGAGTTCTCCGAGAAGGAGAAATCTGAAGCCTAA
- the LOC116024426 gene encoding uncharacterized protein LOC116024426, protein MGRKRGANWTRKRKRKMKVEEIKEKEKGEEKAELSAEGSPSIDEEEMQVEMELRLLEALEIYPPAKLKGIHRHFVLYGLTQHMQRSLKKQITPDDVLKLLDRFYNLEMLEPDDDELDILNKEEEFSLPPSFFPKNR, encoded by the exons ATGGGGAGAAAAAGAGGCGCGAACTGGACGCGTaagaggaaaaggaaaatgaaagtGGAGGAGataaaggaaaaggaaaagggagAAGAGAAGGCGGAGTTGTCCGCAGAAGGCTCTCCGTCTATCGATGAG GAGGAAATGCAGGTGGAAATGGAGCTTCGGCTGTTAGAAGCTCTTGAAATCTATCCTCCCGCCAAATTGAAAG GAATTCATCGCCATTTTGTGCTTTATGGGTTAACCCAACATATGCAAAGAAG TTTGAAAAAGCAAATAACTCCTGATGACGTTTTGAAGCTGTTGGATCGCTTCTACAACTTGGAAATGCTG GAGCCAGATGATGATGAGCTAGACATTCTGAATAAGGAGGAAGAATTTTCCCTACCACCAAGTTTTTTCCCCAAGAATCGTTGA
- the LOC116025208 gene encoding probable methyltransferase PMT5 — MRSPWFKKLSLVFGPRPPLNWILLLIVSICVLIALLGSSSSSSFDSVTSTAKPDIYTNYRRLKEQAASDYLELRSITLGANHVKDVGLCNKDRENYVPCYNVSAHLLAGFKDGEELDRHCEISRGWQQCLVRPPKDYKIPLNWPSGRDVIWSANVKLTKDHFLSSGSMTKRLMLLEENQIAFHSEDGMADDGVKDYSYLIAKMIGLGNDHELFQAGVHKVLDIGCGFGSFGAHLLSLKLMPLCVAAYESSGSQVQLALERGLPAIIGNFISKQLPFPALSYDMVHCAQCGIRWDKKDGLFLIEIDRILKPGGYFVLTSPTSQQQGSSISTKSGSVSTPFEEFTKKICWDLIGQQGETFMWQKTLDSQCVSIKQRTVPACKGEDIQTYYQPLAPCISGTTSNRWIPVHTRSDSLNSSDLLIHGIHPDDFYEDSEFWRSSLRNYWSVLSPLIFSDHPKRPGDEDPLPPHNMVRNVMDMNAHYGGLNAALSEARKSAWVMNVVPLGARNTLPLILDRGFVGVLHNWCEPFPTYPRTYDMIHASGLLSHHNSQGCSMTNLLFEMDRILRPERMKQIAKLDVELTVEERNLLSVGYKNVIGARRASWRIMSSIEQKEESKGNENNVKLIRAYRQKVEDELSKICNDILEIIEKHLVPSSKSGEATVFFYKMKGDYFRYLAEFKNDSEKKEAAEQSLKGYEAAFAAANTELPSTHPIRLGLALNFSVFYYEIMNSPERACHLAKQAFDEAISEIDTLSEESYKDSTLIMQLLRDNLTLWTSDLPEDGGEDTAKSEESKAAESQVKAVMVETSSHESVSYN; from the exons ATGAGAAGCCCTTGGTTCAAAAAACTATCTCTGGTTTTCGGCCCTAGACCGCCGCTTAACTGGATACTCTTGCTTATTGTCAGCATCTGTGTGCTAATAGCTTTATTGGGTTCCTCTTCTTCTAGTTCTTTTGATTCTGTTACTTCAACTGCAAAACCTGACATTTATACAAACTATAGAAGGCTAAAGGAGCAAGCGGCTAGTGATTACTTAGAGCTAAGGAGCATTACCTTGGGAGCTAACCATGTAAAGGATGTTGGTCTTTGTAACAAGGATAGAGAGAACTATGTGCCTTGCTACAATGTGTCTGCACATTTACTAGCTGGCTTTAAGGATGGGGAGGAGCTTGATCGGCATTGTGAGATTTCACGAGGTTGGCAGCAGTGTTTGGTTCGTCCTCCCAAGGACTATAAGATTCCTCTGAATTGGCCATCAGGCAGGGATGTCATCTGGAGTGCAAATGTGAAATTAACCAAAGACCACTTCCTGTCATCTGGAAGTATGACAAAAAG GCTAATGTTACTAGAAGAGAATCAGATAGCTTTTCATTCTGAGGATGGAATGGCAGATGATGGTGTCAAAGATTACTCTTACCTAATTGCAAAGATGATAGGGCTGGGAAATGACCATGAACTTTTTCAAGCTGGC GTGCACAAAGTGTTAGATATTGGCTGTGGGTTTGGTAGCTTTGGGGCTCACTTACTCTCACTGAAGTTGATGCCTCTCTGTGTAGCAGCATATGAGTCTTCAGGTAGCCAAGTCCAATTAGCACTTGAGAGAGGGCTTCCAGCAATTATTGGAAACTTCATTTCAAAACAACTTCCATTTCCAGCATTGTCATATGATATGGTTCATTGTGCTCAGTGTGGAATCCGATGGGACAAAAAAG ATGGGCTATTTCTTATTGAAATTGATCGAATACTCAAGCCTGGAGGTTATTTTGTTTTAACCTCACCCACAAGCCAGCAACAAGGCAGTTCTATCAGTACTAAGTCAGGAAGTGTGTCAACTCCATTTGAAGAGTTCACCAAGAAAATATGTTGGGATCTTATAGGACAACAAGGAGAGACTTTCATGTGGCAGAAGACACTTGATTCTCAATGTGTATCTAT CAAGCAGAGAACTGTGCCTGCATGTAAAGGAGAGGATATTCAAACATATTATCAGCCTCTTGCTCCTTGTATTTCTGGGACAACCAGTAATAGATGGATTCCAGTCCACACCAGATCTGATTCTCTAAACTCAAGTGACCTTCTAATTCATG GTATTCATCCTGATGATTTCTATGAAGACTCAGAGTTCTGGAGGTCTTCTTTAAGAAACTATTGGTCAGTTCTTTCACCCTTAATTTTCTCTGACCATCCAAAGAGGCCAGGTGATGAGGATCCATTGCCTCCACATAATATGGTTCGCAATGTGATGGATATGAATGCACATTATGGCGGTTTAAATGCTGCATTATCTGAGGCAAGAAAATCAGCATGGGTGATGAATGTTGTTCCTCTTGGGGCGCGCAATACACTTCCTCTCATACTTGATCGAGGTTTTGTAGGTGTTCTGCATAACTG GTGTGAACCCTTTCCTACGTACCCCAGAACATACGACATGATTCATGCCAGTGGACTCCTCTCACACCATAACTCACAAGGCTGCAGTATGACTAACCTACTTTTTGAAATGGATCGCATCTTGCGGCCTGAG AGAATGAAGCAGATAGCGAAACTGGACGTGGAACTGACGGTTGAAGAGCGGAATTTGCTGTCGGTTGGGTATAAGAACGTGATAGGCGCGAGGAGGGCGTCGTGGAGGATCATGTCTTCGATCGAGCAGAAAGAGGAATCGAAGGGGAACGAAAACAACGTCAAGCTCATCAGAGCCTACCGCCAGAAGGTTGAAGACGAGCTCTCCAAAATCTGCAATGACATTCTCGAGATCATCGAGAAACACCTCGTTCCGTCCTCCAAGTCCGGCGAAGCCACCGTCTTCTTTTACAAAAT GAAAGGTGACTATTTCAGGTATCTTGCTGAGTTCAAGAATGACTCTGAGAAAAAAGAAGCTGCTGAGCAATCTCTCAAGGGCTATGAG GCGGCTTTTGCGGCGGCAAACACCGAGCTCCCATCCACTCATCCAATTCGTCTTGGACTAGCATTGAACTTCTCTGTGTTCTACTATGAGATCATGAACTCTCCAGAAAG GGCCTGTCATTTGGCAAAGCAAGCATTTGATGAGGCGATATCTGAGATAGACACTCTGAGCGAGGAGTCATACAAGGACAGCACCTTAATCATGCAGCTCTTGAGAGACAACCTCACACTTTGGACTTCTGATTTGCCAGAAGATGGAG GCGAAGACACCGCAAAATCTGAAGAATCCAAAGCTGCAGAATCTCAAGTGA AAGCAGTAATGGTGGAAACCAGCAGCCATGAATCAGTTTCCTATAATTAA